In a genomic window of Rhododendron vialii isolate Sample 1 chromosome 12a, ASM3025357v1:
- the LOC131311433 gene encoding F-box/kelch-repeat protein At3g23880-like isoform X1 — translation MQSNWTGNCPQDVLTEILLRLPVKSLLRFKCVCKYWYTVIESPGFVREHFNHENNRTRLLYYTSDNDREGVSFLPDETLLGISSPNDVIDYIQCPQIEAHLIGPIDGLFFVHKCGYDSAKPMALWNPSTREFRPLPISPITPPYFYTEHTFGFGLDPLTGNYKVIWIRFMVDDRTGNPLPYFVVAVYTLDSDNWRYLDPLTHTTCSLHNSLSTTCINGAYYWLVSYDHAKHSILAFDMHCEDFKHIEGPDHPEGKQGSLALCNDYIALFLCQTGVLFQSSIDIWVMKEEGCWDKLVTVEPSVEVSRPLGFWNDEVFLESSSSELFLYKHDTHEIRNLGIYGDNKAVFCYKESLLSAKGQNEDPQRCPFSDIVGDDLKYIVPAAKRKVMVDKTEELAKLFECFRREQEFYDRRDRLSDEFEDVHGLPEADLAKGWQMIFNDPEKLETFFTLDGAQRNLYVEKLVRGG, via the exons ATGCAAAGCAATTGGACTGGAAATTGTCCGCAAGATGTGTTGACTGAGATACTCCTAAGGCTGCCCGTGAAATCCCTCTTGCGATTCAAGTGTGTCTGTAAGTACTGGTATACTGTCATCGAAAGCCCTGGTTTTGTTCGCGAGCACTTCAACCACGAGAACAATCGCACCCGTCTCCTTTACTATACTTCTGACAATGACAGAGAAGGCGTCTCCTTTTTGCCTGATGAAACACTGTTAGGCATTTCCTCTCCAAACGATGTAATTGATTATATACAGTGCCCACAGATTGAAGCACATCTCATTGGCCCCATTGATGGCTTGTTTTTCGTACACAAATGCGGGTATGACAGTGCCAAGCCTATGGCTCTGTGGAACCCTTCTACAAGAGAGTTCAGGCCCCTCCCTATCTCTCCTATTACACCACCTTATTTCTACACCGAGCACACTTTTGGATTTGGGTTGGACCCATTGACTGGCAATTACAAAGTTATTTGGATCCGCTTCATGGTTGATGACCGAACAGGGAACCCACTGCCTTATTTTGTGGTTGCAGTCTACACTTTAGATAGTGATAATTGGAGATATCTTGATCCTCTCACACATACAACGTGCAGCCTACACAATTCTTTGTCTACCACATGTATAAATGGAGCTTATTACTGGCTGGTATCTTACGATCATGCTAAACATTCGATCCTTGCATTTGACATGCACTGTGAGGATTTCAAACATATAGAGGGGCCTGATCATCCTGAAGGAAAACAGGGGTCCCTTGCATTGTGCAATGACTATATTGCTCTGTTCCTTTGCCAAACAGGTGTATTGTTTCAATCTAGTATTGACATTTGGGTGATGAAGGAGGAAGGGTGTTGGGACAAATTGGTTACTGTTGAACCTTCTGTAGAAGTCAGCCGGCCACTTGGGTTTTGGAATGATGAGGTTTTCCTAGAAAGTAGCTCTTCGGAGTTGTTCTTGTACAAGCATGATACCCATGAAATCAGGAATCTTGGAATATATGGAGATAACAAGGCAGTGTTTTGTTATAAGGAGAGCTTACTTTCAGCGAAGGGACAAAATGAGGATCCACAGCGATGCCCTTTTTCTGACATAGTTGGTGACGACCTCAAATATATTGTCCCAGCGGCTAAAAGAAAGG TCATGGTGGATAAAACAGAGGAGTTGGCTAAGTTGTTTGAATGCTTCCGTCGTGAACAAGAATTCTATGACAGACGAGATCGGTTGAGCGATGAGTTTGAGGATGTTCACGGTCTTCCTGAGGCGGATTTAGCTAAAGGGTGGCAAATGATCTTTAACGATCCTGAAAAACTTGAAACTTTTTTCACTCTTGACGGGGCTCAGAGAAACCTTTATGTAGAGAAACTTGTTCGTGGAGGCTAA
- the LOC131311436 gene encoding 14-3-3-like protein GF14 iota produces the protein MSTEKERETHVYIAKLAEQAERYEEMVESMKTVAKLDVELTVEERNLLSVGYKNVIGARRASWRIMSSIEQKEESKGNENNVKLIKSYRQKVEEELSKICNDILTIIDKHLVPSSNSGEATVFYYKMKGDYFRYLAEFKTDQERKEAAEQSLKGYEAASATANTDLPSTHPIRLGLALNFSVFYYEIMNSPERACHLAKQAFDEAIAELDTLSEESYKDSTLIMQLLRDNLTLWTSDLPEDGGDDNLKAEEPKTAEA, from the exons ATGTCGacggagaaggagagagagactcacgTCTATATCGCCAAGCTCGCTGAACAGGCCGAGCGCTACGAAG AAATGGTTGAGAGTATGAAAACAGTTGCAAAACTTGATGTGGAGTTGACTGTGGAGGAGAGGAACCTGCTTTCTGTAGGGTACAAGAATGTGATTGGTGCCCGGAGAGCATCTTGGCGTATTATGTCTTCAATTGAGCAGAAGGAGGAGTCTAAGGGGAATGAGAATAATGTTAAGCTCATTAAGAGTTATCGCCAGAAGGTAGAGGAGGAACTTTCGAAGATCTGCAATGACATTTTGACCATCATTGACAAGCACCTTGTTCCCTCTTCCAACTCCGGAGAAGCAACTGTTTTTTACTACAAGAT GAAAGGCGACTACTTCCGGTATCTTGCTGAATTTAAGACTGACCAGGAAAGAAAAGAGGCTGCTGAACAATCACTGAAAGGCTATGAG GCTGCTTCGGCCACCGCAAATACAGATCTGCCTTCAACGCACCCAATTCGTCTTGGCCTTGCTCTCAACTTCTCTGTCTTCTATTATGAGATAATGAATTCTCCTGAGAG AGCATGCCATTTGGCTAAACAAGCTTTTGATGAAGCAATTGCAGAGTTGGACACCTTGAGTGAAGAGTCATACAAGGACAGCACACTGATTATGCAGCTTTTGAGAGATAACCTCACTCTCTGGACTTCTGATTTGCCCGAAGATGGAG GTGATGACAACTTGAAAGCTGAAGAACCCAAAACAGCAGAAGCTTAG
- the LOC131311433 gene encoding F-box/kelch-repeat protein At3g06240-like isoform X2 has translation MQSNWTGNCPQDVLTEILLRLPVKSLLRFKCVCKYWYTVIESPGFVREHFNHENNRTRLLYYTSDNDREGVSFLPDETLLGISSPNDVIDYIQCPQIEAHLIGPIDGLFFVHKCGYDSAKPMALWNPSTREFRPLPISPITPPYFYTEHTFGFGLDPLTGNYKVIWIRFMVDDRTGNPLPYFVVAVYTLDSDNWRYLDPLTHTTCSLHNSLSTTCINGAYYWLVSYDHAKHSILAFDMHCEDFKHIEGPDHPEGKQGSLALCNDYIALFLCQTGVLFQSSIDIWVMKEEGCWDKLVTVEPSVEVSRPLGFWNDEVFLESSSSELFLYKHDTHEIRNLGIYGDNKAVFCYKESLLSAKGQNEDPQRCPFSDIVGDDLKYIVPAAKRKGA, from the exons ATGCAAAGCAATTGGACTGGAAATTGTCCGCAAGATGTGTTGACTGAGATACTCCTAAGGCTGCCCGTGAAATCCCTCTTGCGATTCAAGTGTGTCTGTAAGTACTGGTATACTGTCATCGAAAGCCCTGGTTTTGTTCGCGAGCACTTCAACCACGAGAACAATCGCACCCGTCTCCTTTACTATACTTCTGACAATGACAGAGAAGGCGTCTCCTTTTTGCCTGATGAAACACTGTTAGGCATTTCCTCTCCAAACGATGTAATTGATTATATACAGTGCCCACAGATTGAAGCACATCTCATTGGCCCCATTGATGGCTTGTTTTTCGTACACAAATGCGGGTATGACAGTGCCAAGCCTATGGCTCTGTGGAACCCTTCTACAAGAGAGTTCAGGCCCCTCCCTATCTCTCCTATTACACCACCTTATTTCTACACCGAGCACACTTTTGGATTTGGGTTGGACCCATTGACTGGCAATTACAAAGTTATTTGGATCCGCTTCATGGTTGATGACCGAACAGGGAACCCACTGCCTTATTTTGTGGTTGCAGTCTACACTTTAGATAGTGATAATTGGAGATATCTTGATCCTCTCACACATACAACGTGCAGCCTACACAATTCTTTGTCTACCACATGTATAAATGGAGCTTATTACTGGCTGGTATCTTACGATCATGCTAAACATTCGATCCTTGCATTTGACATGCACTGTGAGGATTTCAAACATATAGAGGGGCCTGATCATCCTGAAGGAAAACAGGGGTCCCTTGCATTGTGCAATGACTATATTGCTCTGTTCCTTTGCCAAACAGGTGTATTGTTTCAATCTAGTATTGACATTTGGGTGATGAAGGAGGAAGGGTGTTGGGACAAATTGGTTACTGTTGAACCTTCTGTAGAAGTCAGCCGGCCACTTGGGTTTTGGAATGATGAGGTTTTCCTAGAAAGTAGCTCTTCGGAGTTGTTCTTGTACAAGCATGATACCCATGAAATCAGGAATCTTGGAATATATGGAGATAACAAGGCAGTGTTTTGTTATAAGGAGAGCTTACTTTCAGCGAAGGGACAAAATGAGGATCCACAGCGATGCCCTTTTTCTGACATAGTTGGTGACGACCTCAAATATATTGTCCCAGCGGCTAAAAGAAAGG GCGCTTAA
- the LOC131311437 gene encoding ribonuclease 3-like, with translation MEKRTIVRFCLGLLILILAFSLRPGRFPPYARIYFVQTWTPTYCAQPDVTCRQNLEPTFTLHGLWPADADGTSLTYCSKKRSDQDIDKETIELRVDLLRVWPSVQEGKTSKSFWQFQWNKHGICCLLKLTKMDYFRAAIAQRNNIDLSSIFTYAGVKPRWDATYTKAAIENAIRGHTGTAVDVSCKPMNDTHVKLFEIYICLDVPGTNYVDCPPSGNKRGCWRPGTETSIIMFPPK, from the exons ATGGAGAAACGAACCATTGTAAGGTTTTGTCTCGGTTTACTAATTCTGATACTCGCATTTTCTCTTCGTCCGGGCCGATTCCCGCCCTATGCCCGGATTTATTTTGTCCAAACCTGGACTCCAACCTATTGTGCACAACCAGATGTCACCTGCCGCCAGAACCTCGAACCCACCTTCACTCTTCACGGCCTCTGGCCAGCCGATGCCGATGGAACCTCGCTCACGTATTGTAGCAAGAAGAGGTCAGATCAGGATATTGATAAAGAG ACAATTGAATTAAGGGTTGATTTATTGAGAGTGTGGCCAAGCGTTCAAGAGGGAAAGACTAGTAAATCCTTCTGGCAGTTTCAATGGAACAAACATGGGATTTGCTGCTTGTTGAAATTGACGAAAATGGACTACTTCAGAGCTGCCATCGCGCAGAGGAACAACATCGACTTGTCGAGCATTTTCACATACGCTGGTGTAAAACCCCGCTGGGATGCAACTTACACTAAGGCTGCCATCGAGAACGCCATCCGAGGGCACACCGGGACTGCTGTCGATGTCTCGTGCAAACCGATGAACGACACGCACGTTAAGTTGTTCGAGATCTACATATGTCTCGATGTCCCGGGAACAAATTATGTTGATTGTCCACCAAGTGGGAATAAGAGGGGTTGTTGGAGGCCCGGAACGGAAACATCTATAATTATGTTCCCACCTAAGTGA